The genomic DNA AACGCAGAGCACCGGAATTCGCTTTTCCTGGAATTCCGAACCGTTCGCCGCATACGGACTCGGAGCCACGGCATCCGGCCACCCCGCGCGTCCCGCCCCAAGCACCGCGCATTCCGCCGATGCCGTAGGAACCGCCGGGCACCCCCCCGTCCCGGCGGAGCAACCACCCCGGCGGGCCGCCACCGAGCGCGGCCCGCCGGGGTGTGGGCGTGTCGGCGTGCCGGCGCGCCACCCAAACGGTCATTCCCGCCATCTCGACACATCCACCCCATTCCGCTTACGCGCGCTCACAGCACAACCGCCCAGGTCAGCTCACCTCCCGCCCCACTCGCAACTGATTCAACAGAAAAATACCTTCTCAAAGGAATTATTCTGTGCGAGGATGTATGCGGGAGGAAGCTCCAGGGCGGCCCCACCACCCAGCAGCCCCGGAGATCGCCACGCGCCGGCCTCCGCGCGGTCCCAGGCCGTGGTGCCGACGACCATGACGACCACCCCCCACCTGTGTTCAGCCGTCTTTGCCGAACCGAATGCCAAGGGGGAAACGGCATGCTGAGCTTCTCGATTCTCGGCGCACTCCAGATCCGTACCGCATTAGGACCCGCGGAGATCTCCGGCGATCTCCAGCGGACCCTGATCCAGACCCTTCTCGTGAACGAGGGCCAGTCCATCTCCGGCGAGAGCCTCGTCGAGGAGATGTGGGGCGAGGCCGTGCCGGACAACCAGGCCAACGCCCTACAGGCCCACATCAGCCGCCTGCGCCGCAAACTGAGGAGCCTGGAGCCCGACCGGACGACGTCCCGGGTGACCATCCACCCCTCCGGCTACCGGCTCACGATCAACGAAAGCGAGCTGGACGCGGCCGAGTTCACCAAGACCGTACGTCTGGCGGAGGTCGCCACGGCCGACGACCCGGCGGCGACCGCCCGGCTGCTCGGCGGCGCCCTCGCCATGTGGCGCGGCCCGGTCTTCGGCGACTTCCCCGGCGGCACCCTGTGCCAACTGGCCTGCGCCCGCTACGAGGAGTACCGCATGCGGGCCATGGAGCTCCGCTTCGACGCCGAGCTGCGCCTGGGCCACCACGCGGCCATGCTCGCCGAGCTCCACGACGCCCACACCAACCACCCACTGCGGGAACGCTTCTGCGAGCAGCTGATGATCGCCCTCTACCGCTCGGGCCGCCAGGCCGACGCGCTCAACGTCTACCGCCGGATGTGGCAGCACCTCTCGGACGAACTCGGCATCGAGCCCTCGCCCGCGCTGCGCCGGGTGGAGAACGCGATCCTCTCCCACGACCCGGCCCTCGCGGGCGACACCCCGGCACCGATCATCCTCCAGCCGGCCTGAGCCCGCCGCGCCCACCGGCGCCCGCCGCACCCGCCGCCCGTGCGGCCTGACCCCGCCCAGGCCGCACGGACCGACGCCGGCCCGCCCCGGTCGCACAGGCCTACGCCAGCCCCGGCCCGGTCCGGCCCGGCCGGTATCGCGCGCCCGGGTCGGGGCGGCCCGTCCCGCCCGTGTAAGCCCGCCGTCAGCGCCCGGTCAGTCCCGCTTGCGACGATCCCCACGGAAGACGAACCGCACAGAAGCAGCCCCCTACACTCGGAGACCCCCATGACCACGAGTCAGACCTCGGCCCGGCCCGCGACGACGGCCGGACGTGCGGCGGCGGCCCGCCCCCTGCGCACGTTCCTCGCGCTCGACGCCGCCGTGACCGCGGTGAACGGCCTGATCTATCTGCTCGCCGCCGGTCCCGTCGGAGACCTGCTCGACCTCGACACCGGTCTGCTGCGCGGCATCGGCGCCTTCCTCACCGTATACGGCGTCCTCGTGGCCGTCCTGGCGTCCCGCCAGGTGCCGTCGGCGGTCGCCACCAAGGCAGTGATCGAGGCCAACCTGCTGTGGGCGGTCGCGAGCGTCGCCACCGCCGTCTTCGGCTGGTTCGACCCGAACACCGTCGGCACGGTGTGGATCCCGCTCCAGGCCGCTGTCGTCGCGGGCTTCGCCGTCCTCCAGATCAACGGCCTGCGCCGGCTCGCCGGCTGACACCCCATCACAACGGCCGGACCGCCCCGCCGTCGGGCGAGCAGGCGATCGGGGCCGCCAACCGGTAAGGGGAGACATGAGGTTCCAAGTCGCGGAGCTGGCCGAGATACGGGAGCAGGTGCACGCAGGCCCCGGCGAGAAGGCCACCGCCGCACAGCACGCCAAGGGCAAGCTCACCGCCCGCGAACGGATCGGCCTGCTCCTCGACGAGGGCTCGTTCCACGAGGTGGAACCCCTGCGCCGGCACCGGGCGACCGGCTTCGGCCTGGAGGCCAAGCGGCCGTACACCGACGGAGTCGTCACAGGGTGGGGCACCGTCCAGGGCCGTACCGTCTTCGTCTACGCGCACGACTTCCGCATCTTCGGCGGCGCTCTCGGCGAGGCCCACGCCGCCAAGATCCACAAGATCATGGACATGGCCATCTCGGCGGGCGCCCCGCTCGTGTCGCTCAACGACGGCGCGGGCGCCCGCATCCAGGAGGGTGTCAGCGCTCTCGCGGGCTATGGCGGCATCTTCCAGCGCAACACCAAGGCGTCGGGCGTCATCCCGCAGATCAGCGTGATGCTGGGCCCGTGCGCGGGCGGCGCGGCGTACTCGCCCGCCCTGACGGACTTCGTGTTCATGGTCCGCGAGACCTCGCAGATGTTCATCACCGGACCGGACGTGGTCAAGGCGGTGACGGGCGAGGAGATCACCCAGAACGGCCTCGGCGGCGCCGATGTGCACGCCGAGACGA from Streptomyces avermitilis MA-4680 = NBRC 14893 includes the following:
- a CDS encoding AfsR/SARP family transcriptional regulator — translated: MLSFSILGALQIRTALGPAEISGDLQRTLIQTLLVNEGQSISGESLVEEMWGEAVPDNQANALQAHISRLRRKLRSLEPDRTTSRVTIHPSGYRLTINESELDAAEFTKTVRLAEVATADDPAATARLLGGALAMWRGPVFGDFPGGTLCQLACARYEEYRMRAMELRFDAELRLGHHAAMLAELHDAHTNHPLRERFCEQLMIALYRSGRQADALNVYRRMWQHLSDELGIEPSPALRRVENAILSHDPALAGDTPAPIILQPA